A single genomic interval of Labrus mixtus chromosome 6, fLabMix1.1, whole genome shotgun sequence harbors:
- the mrpl14 gene encoding large ribosomal subunit protein uL14m, producing MTLQLLSKPFIGLLVESSVHQRSFSLSAVAAAIQKMSRVRVVDNSTLGNTPYHRAPRVIHVYTKNGVGKVGDQVLLAIKGQKKKALIVGHKMPGERMSPRFDSNNVVLIEDNGNPTGTRIKVPIPTQLRSMEGDYSKVLAIASSFV from the exons ATGACTCTTCAGCTGCTCTCTAAACCTTTCATCGGGCTCCTCGTTGAGTCCTCGGTTCATCAGAGGAGCTTCAG TTTATCCGCCGTTGCAGCAGCCATTCAGAAAATGAGCCGAGTGCGCGTGGTGGACAACAGCACCCTCGGGAACACGCCGTACCACCGTGCGCCAAGAGTGATCCACGTCTACACCAAGAACGGCGTGGGCAAAGTCGGGGACCAAGTGTTGCTCGCCAttaaaggacagaaaaagaaagcgtTGATCGTTGGACACAAAATGCCCGGAGAGCGGATGAGTCCGCGCTTTGACTCGAACAATGTGGTTCTCATCGAGGACAACGGGAACCCCACCGGGACCAGGATCAAGGTCCCCATACCCACGCAGCTACGCAGCATGGAGGGAGATTACTCCAAAGTTTTAGCTATCGCGAGCTCATTTGTTTGA
- the tmem63ba gene encoding CSC1-like protein 2 isoform X2: MYRVLILTMAIWGVQGCSDSQSCPTQLPNITSKDFCYSARIRSTVLQGLPFGGVPTVLALDFMCFLMLLVVFSFLRKVAWDYGRLALVTDADRMDQRYSRLDDREYVASALTSDTPERYERLTSISSSVDIDQRDTGFCSWLTAIFRIKDEEIREKCGEDAVHYLSFQRHIIGLLVVVGVLSVGIVLPVNFSGNLLENNAYSFGRTTIANLNADNALLWLHTIFAFLYLLLTVYSMRRHTSKMHYKEDDLVKRTLFVNGISKYAEETEIKQHFEQAYENCVVLEARICYNVARLMYLNSERKKTERSKKFFVDLQAKEHITTMINPKPCGHLCCCIIKGCEQEEAVGYYTKLESQLKDDYRKEREKVNRKPLGMAFVTFQNEAITAIILKDFNACKCQGCQCRREPKSSQFSPKLHTQNWTVSYAPDPQNVYWEHLSVGGVSWWLRCLIINIVLFLLLFFLTTPAIIISTMDKFNVTKPVEYLNNPIVTQFFPTLLLWSFSALLPTIVYYSAFFEAHWTRSGENRTTMHKCYTFLIFMVLLLPSLGLSSLDVFFRWLFDKKFLADATIRFECVFLPDNGAFFVNYVIASAFIGNAMDLLRIPGLLMYMIRLCLARSAAERRNVKRHQAYEFQFGAAYAWMMCVFTVVMTYSITCPIIVPFGLMYMLLKHLADRYNMYYAYLPSKLDKKIHSGAVNQVVAAPILCLFWLLFFSTVRSGFAAATSMFTFIVLIITIIICLSHVCFGHFKYLSAHNYKIDNQVDGVENGQAVRTFATSNAAQSYIAQVLQDPTLEEANSGSGEDDGQGSSQDEEIINVENNLNEDFQSGEDSLIDHEVRN, encoded by the exons ATGTACAGAGTGTTGATATTGACAATGGCCATCTGGGGGGTACAAGGATGCTCCGATTCACAAAGCTGCCCGACGCAGCTGCCCAACATCACCTCCAAGGACTTCTGTTACTCTGCCCGAATACGCAGCACTGTGCTTCAGGGCTTGCCCTTTGGAGGGGTGCCTACTGTCCTTGCCCTTGATTTTATGTGCTTCTTG ATGCTGCTGGTTGTGTTCTCCTTCTTGAGAAAAGTAGCCTGGGACTATGGGCGCCTGGCTCTGGTGACTGACGCTGACAG AATGGATCAGCGGTACAGTCGCCTGGATGATCGGGAATA CGTTGCCTCTGCTTTGACATCAGATACACCAGAACGCTACGAGCGGCTTACCTCAATTTCCAGCTCAGTAGACATCGACCAGAGAGATACA GGCTTCTGCTCCTGGCTGACTGCCATCTTCCGCATCAA GGATGAAGAGATAAGGGAGAAGTGTGGCGAGGATGCGGTACACTACTTGTCCTTTCAGCGACACATCATTGGCCTGCTGGTCGTGGTCGGTGTGCTCTCTGTGGGCATCGTCCTTCCTGTTAACTTCTCAGGAAACCTACTTG AAAATAACGCCTATAGTTTTGGGCGAACCACTATAGCAAATCTGAATGCAGA CAATGCGCTACTGTGGCTGCACACCATCTTTGCATTTCTCTACTTGTTACTGACGGTGTACAGCATGCGACGGCACACTTCCAAGATGCACTACAAGGAGGATGACCTG GTGAAACGCACTTTATTCGTCAATGGAATCTCTAAATATGCAGAGGAGACTGAGATAAAGCAGCACTTTGA GCAGGCGTATGAAAACTGTGTTGTACTGGAAGCTCGGATCTGTTACAATGTGGCCAGACTGATGTATCTCAACTCTGAAAG GAAGAAGACCGAGCGCAGCAAGAAATTCTTCGTTGACCTGCAGGCCAAAGAGCACATCACAACCATGATCAATCCGAAGCCCTGCGGACACCTTTGTTGTTGCATCATCAAAGGCTGTGAGCAG GAAGAAGCAGTGGGCTACTACACCAAGCTGGAGTCTCAACTTAAAGATGACTacaggaaggagagagaaaaggtgaaCAGGAAGCCGTTAGGAATGGCCTTTGTCACCTTTCAGAACGAGGCCATAACTGCAAT AATCTTGAAAGACTTCAACGCCTGTAAGTGTCAGGGCTGTCAGTGTCGTCGGGAGCCGAAGAGCTCTCAGTTCAGTCCCAAGCTCCACACACAGAACTGGACCGTCAGCTACGCCCCTGATCCACAAAATGTCTACTG GGAGCATCTGTCAGTGGGAGGAGTCTCCTGGTGGCTCCGCTGCTTGATCATCAACattgtcctcttcctcctcctcttcttcctcaccaCCCCCGCCATCATCATCTCCACCATGGACAAGTTCAACGTCACCAAACCCGTGGAGTATCTCAAT AATCCAATCGTCACCCAGTTCTTCCCCACCCTCCTTCTGTGGTCCTTCTCCGCCTTACTTCCTACCATTGTTTACTACTCTGCCTTCTTTGAAGCGCACTGGACCCG GTCAGGAGAGAACAGGACCACGATGCATAAATGCTACACCTTCCTGATCTTTATGGTCTTGTTGCTGCCCTCTCTCGGACTCAGCAG tttggaCGTTTTCTTCCGCTGGCTTTTTGACAAAAAATTCTTGGCAGATGCTACGATCAGATTTGA GTGTGTGTTCCTTCCTGACAACGGCGCCTTCTTTGTGAACTACGTCATTGCATCCGCATTCATCGGTAACGCCATGGACCTGCTGAGGATACCCGGTCTACTGATGTACATGATCCGTCTCTGCCTGGCTCGCTCTGCAGCGGAGAGGAGGAACGTCAAGAGG CACCAAGCCTACGAGTTCCAGTTCGGGGCCGCTTATGCCTGGATGATGTGCGTCTTCACCGTGGTCATGACCTACAGCATCACCTGTCCAATCATCGTCCCTTTCG GCCTGATGTACATGCTGCTGAAACACCTCGCTGACAGATACAACATGTACTACGCCTACCTGCCATCCAAACTGGACAAAAAGATCCACTCTGGAGCCGTCAACCAAGTGGTGGCCGCTCCTATTCTCTGTCTCTTCtggcttctcttcttctccactGTTCGCTCTG gGTTCGCAGCTGCAACGTCCATGTTCACGTTCATCGTTTtgatcatcacaatcatcatctgCCTCTCTCACGTctgttttggacattttaaatatctcaGCGCTCACAActacaag ATTGACAACCAGGTGGACGGGGTCGAGAATGGGCAAGCAGTGCGCACTTTCGCCACCTCCAACGCAGCG CAAAGCTACATCGCTCAGGTACTTCAAGACCCGACTTTAGAGGAGGCCAACTCGGGCAGCGGCGAGGACGACGGCCAGGGGTCCTCGCAGGACGAGGAAATAATCAATGTGGAAAATAACCTGAATGAGGACTTCCAGTCTGGTGAGGACAGCCTCATTGACCATGAAGTGCGGAACTGA
- the tmem63ba gene encoding CSC1-like protein 2 isoform X1, whose translation MYRVLILTMAIWGVQGCSDSQSCPTQLPNITSKDFCYSARIRSTVLQGLPFGGVPTVLALDFMCFLMLLVVFSFLRKVAWDYGRLALVTDADRRMDQRYSRLDDREYVASALTSDTPERYERLTSISSSVDIDQRDTGFCSWLTAIFRIKDEEIREKCGEDAVHYLSFQRHIIGLLVVVGVLSVGIVLPVNFSGNLLENNAYSFGRTTIANLNADNALLWLHTIFAFLYLLLTVYSMRRHTSKMHYKEDDLVKRTLFVNGISKYAEETEIKQHFEQAYENCVVLEARICYNVARLMYLNSERKKTERSKKFFVDLQAKEHITTMINPKPCGHLCCCIIKGCEQEEAVGYYTKLESQLKDDYRKEREKVNRKPLGMAFVTFQNEAITAIILKDFNACKCQGCQCRREPKSSQFSPKLHTQNWTVSYAPDPQNVYWEHLSVGGVSWWLRCLIINIVLFLLLFFLTTPAIIISTMDKFNVTKPVEYLNNPIVTQFFPTLLLWSFSALLPTIVYYSAFFEAHWTRSGENRTTMHKCYTFLIFMVLLLPSLGLSSLDVFFRWLFDKKFLADATIRFECVFLPDNGAFFVNYVIASAFIGNAMDLLRIPGLLMYMIRLCLARSAAERRNVKRHQAYEFQFGAAYAWMMCVFTVVMTYSITCPIIVPFGLMYMLLKHLADRYNMYYAYLPSKLDKKIHSGAVNQVVAAPILCLFWLLFFSTVRSGFAAATSMFTFIVLIITIIICLSHVCFGHFKYLSAHNYKIDNQVDGVENGQAVRTFATSNAAQSYIAQVLQDPTLEEANSGSGEDDGQGSSQDEEIINVENNLNEDFQSGEDSLIDHEVRN comes from the exons ATGTACAGAGTGTTGATATTGACAATGGCCATCTGGGGGGTACAAGGATGCTCCGATTCACAAAGCTGCCCGACGCAGCTGCCCAACATCACCTCCAAGGACTTCTGTTACTCTGCCCGAATACGCAGCACTGTGCTTCAGGGCTTGCCCTTTGGAGGGGTGCCTACTGTCCTTGCCCTTGATTTTATGTGCTTCTTG ATGCTGCTGGTTGTGTTCTCCTTCTTGAGAAAAGTAGCCTGGGACTATGGGCGCCTGGCTCTGGTGACTGACGCTGACAG AAGAATGGATCAGCGGTACAGTCGCCTGGATGATCGGGAATA CGTTGCCTCTGCTTTGACATCAGATACACCAGAACGCTACGAGCGGCTTACCTCAATTTCCAGCTCAGTAGACATCGACCAGAGAGATACA GGCTTCTGCTCCTGGCTGACTGCCATCTTCCGCATCAA GGATGAAGAGATAAGGGAGAAGTGTGGCGAGGATGCGGTACACTACTTGTCCTTTCAGCGACACATCATTGGCCTGCTGGTCGTGGTCGGTGTGCTCTCTGTGGGCATCGTCCTTCCTGTTAACTTCTCAGGAAACCTACTTG AAAATAACGCCTATAGTTTTGGGCGAACCACTATAGCAAATCTGAATGCAGA CAATGCGCTACTGTGGCTGCACACCATCTTTGCATTTCTCTACTTGTTACTGACGGTGTACAGCATGCGACGGCACACTTCCAAGATGCACTACAAGGAGGATGACCTG GTGAAACGCACTTTATTCGTCAATGGAATCTCTAAATATGCAGAGGAGACTGAGATAAAGCAGCACTTTGA GCAGGCGTATGAAAACTGTGTTGTACTGGAAGCTCGGATCTGTTACAATGTGGCCAGACTGATGTATCTCAACTCTGAAAG GAAGAAGACCGAGCGCAGCAAGAAATTCTTCGTTGACCTGCAGGCCAAAGAGCACATCACAACCATGATCAATCCGAAGCCCTGCGGACACCTTTGTTGTTGCATCATCAAAGGCTGTGAGCAG GAAGAAGCAGTGGGCTACTACACCAAGCTGGAGTCTCAACTTAAAGATGACTacaggaaggagagagaaaaggtgaaCAGGAAGCCGTTAGGAATGGCCTTTGTCACCTTTCAGAACGAGGCCATAACTGCAAT AATCTTGAAAGACTTCAACGCCTGTAAGTGTCAGGGCTGTCAGTGTCGTCGGGAGCCGAAGAGCTCTCAGTTCAGTCCCAAGCTCCACACACAGAACTGGACCGTCAGCTACGCCCCTGATCCACAAAATGTCTACTG GGAGCATCTGTCAGTGGGAGGAGTCTCCTGGTGGCTCCGCTGCTTGATCATCAACattgtcctcttcctcctcctcttcttcctcaccaCCCCCGCCATCATCATCTCCACCATGGACAAGTTCAACGTCACCAAACCCGTGGAGTATCTCAAT AATCCAATCGTCACCCAGTTCTTCCCCACCCTCCTTCTGTGGTCCTTCTCCGCCTTACTTCCTACCATTGTTTACTACTCTGCCTTCTTTGAAGCGCACTGGACCCG GTCAGGAGAGAACAGGACCACGATGCATAAATGCTACACCTTCCTGATCTTTATGGTCTTGTTGCTGCCCTCTCTCGGACTCAGCAG tttggaCGTTTTCTTCCGCTGGCTTTTTGACAAAAAATTCTTGGCAGATGCTACGATCAGATTTGA GTGTGTGTTCCTTCCTGACAACGGCGCCTTCTTTGTGAACTACGTCATTGCATCCGCATTCATCGGTAACGCCATGGACCTGCTGAGGATACCCGGTCTACTGATGTACATGATCCGTCTCTGCCTGGCTCGCTCTGCAGCGGAGAGGAGGAACGTCAAGAGG CACCAAGCCTACGAGTTCCAGTTCGGGGCCGCTTATGCCTGGATGATGTGCGTCTTCACCGTGGTCATGACCTACAGCATCACCTGTCCAATCATCGTCCCTTTCG GCCTGATGTACATGCTGCTGAAACACCTCGCTGACAGATACAACATGTACTACGCCTACCTGCCATCCAAACTGGACAAAAAGATCCACTCTGGAGCCGTCAACCAAGTGGTGGCCGCTCCTATTCTCTGTCTCTTCtggcttctcttcttctccactGTTCGCTCTG gGTTCGCAGCTGCAACGTCCATGTTCACGTTCATCGTTTtgatcatcacaatcatcatctgCCTCTCTCACGTctgttttggacattttaaatatctcaGCGCTCACAActacaag ATTGACAACCAGGTGGACGGGGTCGAGAATGGGCAAGCAGTGCGCACTTTCGCCACCTCCAACGCAGCG CAAAGCTACATCGCTCAGGTACTTCAAGACCCGACTTTAGAGGAGGCCAACTCGGGCAGCGGCGAGGACGACGGCCAGGGGTCCTCGCAGGACGAGGAAATAATCAATGTGGAAAATAACCTGAATGAGGACTTCCAGTCTGGTGAGGACAGCCTCATTGACCATGAAGTGCGGAACTGA
- the tmem63ba gene encoding CSC1-like protein 2 isoform X3, translating into MYRVLILTMAIWGVQGCSDSQSCPTQLPNITSKDFCYSARIRSTVLQGLPFGGVPTVLALDFMCFLMLLVVFSFLRKVAWDYGRLALVTDADSVASALTSDTPERYERLTSISSSVDIDQRDTGFCSWLTAIFRIKDEEIREKCGEDAVHYLSFQRHIIGLLVVVGVLSVGIVLPVNFSGNLLENNAYSFGRTTIANLNADNALLWLHTIFAFLYLLLTVYSMRRHTSKMHYKEDDLVKRTLFVNGISKYAEETEIKQHFEQAYENCVVLEARICYNVARLMYLNSERKKTERSKKFFVDLQAKEHITTMINPKPCGHLCCCIIKGCEQEEAVGYYTKLESQLKDDYRKEREKVNRKPLGMAFVTFQNEAITAIILKDFNACKCQGCQCRREPKSSQFSPKLHTQNWTVSYAPDPQNVYWEHLSVGGVSWWLRCLIINIVLFLLLFFLTTPAIIISTMDKFNVTKPVEYLNNPIVTQFFPTLLLWSFSALLPTIVYYSAFFEAHWTRSGENRTTMHKCYTFLIFMVLLLPSLGLSSLDVFFRWLFDKKFLADATIRFECVFLPDNGAFFVNYVIASAFIGNAMDLLRIPGLLMYMIRLCLARSAAERRNVKRHQAYEFQFGAAYAWMMCVFTVVMTYSITCPIIVPFGLMYMLLKHLADRYNMYYAYLPSKLDKKIHSGAVNQVVAAPILCLFWLLFFSTVRSGFAAATSMFTFIVLIITIIICLSHVCFGHFKYLSAHNYKIDNQVDGVENGQAVRTFATSNAAQSYIAQVLQDPTLEEANSGSGEDDGQGSSQDEEIINVENNLNEDFQSGEDSLIDHEVRN; encoded by the exons ATGTACAGAGTGTTGATATTGACAATGGCCATCTGGGGGGTACAAGGATGCTCCGATTCACAAAGCTGCCCGACGCAGCTGCCCAACATCACCTCCAAGGACTTCTGTTACTCTGCCCGAATACGCAGCACTGTGCTTCAGGGCTTGCCCTTTGGAGGGGTGCCTACTGTCCTTGCCCTTGATTTTATGTGCTTCTTG ATGCTGCTGGTTGTGTTCTCCTTCTTGAGAAAAGTAGCCTGGGACTATGGGCGCCTGGCTCTGGTGACTGACGCTGACAG CGTTGCCTCTGCTTTGACATCAGATACACCAGAACGCTACGAGCGGCTTACCTCAATTTCCAGCTCAGTAGACATCGACCAGAGAGATACA GGCTTCTGCTCCTGGCTGACTGCCATCTTCCGCATCAA GGATGAAGAGATAAGGGAGAAGTGTGGCGAGGATGCGGTACACTACTTGTCCTTTCAGCGACACATCATTGGCCTGCTGGTCGTGGTCGGTGTGCTCTCTGTGGGCATCGTCCTTCCTGTTAACTTCTCAGGAAACCTACTTG AAAATAACGCCTATAGTTTTGGGCGAACCACTATAGCAAATCTGAATGCAGA CAATGCGCTACTGTGGCTGCACACCATCTTTGCATTTCTCTACTTGTTACTGACGGTGTACAGCATGCGACGGCACACTTCCAAGATGCACTACAAGGAGGATGACCTG GTGAAACGCACTTTATTCGTCAATGGAATCTCTAAATATGCAGAGGAGACTGAGATAAAGCAGCACTTTGA GCAGGCGTATGAAAACTGTGTTGTACTGGAAGCTCGGATCTGTTACAATGTGGCCAGACTGATGTATCTCAACTCTGAAAG GAAGAAGACCGAGCGCAGCAAGAAATTCTTCGTTGACCTGCAGGCCAAAGAGCACATCACAACCATGATCAATCCGAAGCCCTGCGGACACCTTTGTTGTTGCATCATCAAAGGCTGTGAGCAG GAAGAAGCAGTGGGCTACTACACCAAGCTGGAGTCTCAACTTAAAGATGACTacaggaaggagagagaaaaggtgaaCAGGAAGCCGTTAGGAATGGCCTTTGTCACCTTTCAGAACGAGGCCATAACTGCAAT AATCTTGAAAGACTTCAACGCCTGTAAGTGTCAGGGCTGTCAGTGTCGTCGGGAGCCGAAGAGCTCTCAGTTCAGTCCCAAGCTCCACACACAGAACTGGACCGTCAGCTACGCCCCTGATCCACAAAATGTCTACTG GGAGCATCTGTCAGTGGGAGGAGTCTCCTGGTGGCTCCGCTGCTTGATCATCAACattgtcctcttcctcctcctcttcttcctcaccaCCCCCGCCATCATCATCTCCACCATGGACAAGTTCAACGTCACCAAACCCGTGGAGTATCTCAAT AATCCAATCGTCACCCAGTTCTTCCCCACCCTCCTTCTGTGGTCCTTCTCCGCCTTACTTCCTACCATTGTTTACTACTCTGCCTTCTTTGAAGCGCACTGGACCCG GTCAGGAGAGAACAGGACCACGATGCATAAATGCTACACCTTCCTGATCTTTATGGTCTTGTTGCTGCCCTCTCTCGGACTCAGCAG tttggaCGTTTTCTTCCGCTGGCTTTTTGACAAAAAATTCTTGGCAGATGCTACGATCAGATTTGA GTGTGTGTTCCTTCCTGACAACGGCGCCTTCTTTGTGAACTACGTCATTGCATCCGCATTCATCGGTAACGCCATGGACCTGCTGAGGATACCCGGTCTACTGATGTACATGATCCGTCTCTGCCTGGCTCGCTCTGCAGCGGAGAGGAGGAACGTCAAGAGG CACCAAGCCTACGAGTTCCAGTTCGGGGCCGCTTATGCCTGGATGATGTGCGTCTTCACCGTGGTCATGACCTACAGCATCACCTGTCCAATCATCGTCCCTTTCG GCCTGATGTACATGCTGCTGAAACACCTCGCTGACAGATACAACATGTACTACGCCTACCTGCCATCCAAACTGGACAAAAAGATCCACTCTGGAGCCGTCAACCAAGTGGTGGCCGCTCCTATTCTCTGTCTCTTCtggcttctcttcttctccactGTTCGCTCTG gGTTCGCAGCTGCAACGTCCATGTTCACGTTCATCGTTTtgatcatcacaatcatcatctgCCTCTCTCACGTctgttttggacattttaaatatctcaGCGCTCACAActacaag ATTGACAACCAGGTGGACGGGGTCGAGAATGGGCAAGCAGTGCGCACTTTCGCCACCTCCAACGCAGCG CAAAGCTACATCGCTCAGGTACTTCAAGACCCGACTTTAGAGGAGGCCAACTCGGGCAGCGGCGAGGACGACGGCCAGGGGTCCTCGCAGGACGAGGAAATAATCAATGTGGAAAATAACCTGAATGAGGACTTCCAGTCTGGTGAGGACAGCCTCATTGACCATGAAGTGCGGAACTGA
- the tmem63ba gene encoding CSC1-like protein 2 isoform X4: MDFFSVSASHELGGQDPYRESVASALTSDTPERYERLTSISSSVDIDQRDTGFCSWLTAIFRIKDEEIREKCGEDAVHYLSFQRHIIGLLVVVGVLSVGIVLPVNFSGNLLENNAYSFGRTTIANLNADNALLWLHTIFAFLYLLLTVYSMRRHTSKMHYKEDDLVKRTLFVNGISKYAEETEIKQHFEQAYENCVVLEARICYNVARLMYLNSERKKTERSKKFFVDLQAKEHITTMINPKPCGHLCCCIIKGCEQEEAVGYYTKLESQLKDDYRKEREKVNRKPLGMAFVTFQNEAITAIILKDFNACKCQGCQCRREPKSSQFSPKLHTQNWTVSYAPDPQNVYWEHLSVGGVSWWLRCLIINIVLFLLLFFLTTPAIIISTMDKFNVTKPVEYLNNPIVTQFFPTLLLWSFSALLPTIVYYSAFFEAHWTRSGENRTTMHKCYTFLIFMVLLLPSLGLSSLDVFFRWLFDKKFLADATIRFECVFLPDNGAFFVNYVIASAFIGNAMDLLRIPGLLMYMIRLCLARSAAERRNVKRHQAYEFQFGAAYAWMMCVFTVVMTYSITCPIIVPFGLMYMLLKHLADRYNMYYAYLPSKLDKKIHSGAVNQVVAAPILCLFWLLFFSTVRSGFAAATSMFTFIVLIITIIICLSHVCFGHFKYLSAHNYKIDNQVDGVENGQAVRTFATSNAAQSYIAQVLQDPTLEEANSGSGEDDGQGSSQDEEIINVENNLNEDFQSGEDSLIDHEVRN, encoded by the exons ATGGACTTCTTCTCTGTGAGTGCATCGCATGAGCTGGGCGGACAGGATCCTTACAGGGAGAG CGTTGCCTCTGCTTTGACATCAGATACACCAGAACGCTACGAGCGGCTTACCTCAATTTCCAGCTCAGTAGACATCGACCAGAGAGATACA GGCTTCTGCTCCTGGCTGACTGCCATCTTCCGCATCAA GGATGAAGAGATAAGGGAGAAGTGTGGCGAGGATGCGGTACACTACTTGTCCTTTCAGCGACACATCATTGGCCTGCTGGTCGTGGTCGGTGTGCTCTCTGTGGGCATCGTCCTTCCTGTTAACTTCTCAGGAAACCTACTTG AAAATAACGCCTATAGTTTTGGGCGAACCACTATAGCAAATCTGAATGCAGA CAATGCGCTACTGTGGCTGCACACCATCTTTGCATTTCTCTACTTGTTACTGACGGTGTACAGCATGCGACGGCACACTTCCAAGATGCACTACAAGGAGGATGACCTG GTGAAACGCACTTTATTCGTCAATGGAATCTCTAAATATGCAGAGGAGACTGAGATAAAGCAGCACTTTGA GCAGGCGTATGAAAACTGTGTTGTACTGGAAGCTCGGATCTGTTACAATGTGGCCAGACTGATGTATCTCAACTCTGAAAG GAAGAAGACCGAGCGCAGCAAGAAATTCTTCGTTGACCTGCAGGCCAAAGAGCACATCACAACCATGATCAATCCGAAGCCCTGCGGACACCTTTGTTGTTGCATCATCAAAGGCTGTGAGCAG GAAGAAGCAGTGGGCTACTACACCAAGCTGGAGTCTCAACTTAAAGATGACTacaggaaggagagagaaaaggtgaaCAGGAAGCCGTTAGGAATGGCCTTTGTCACCTTTCAGAACGAGGCCATAACTGCAAT AATCTTGAAAGACTTCAACGCCTGTAAGTGTCAGGGCTGTCAGTGTCGTCGGGAGCCGAAGAGCTCTCAGTTCAGTCCCAAGCTCCACACACAGAACTGGACCGTCAGCTACGCCCCTGATCCACAAAATGTCTACTG GGAGCATCTGTCAGTGGGAGGAGTCTCCTGGTGGCTCCGCTGCTTGATCATCAACattgtcctcttcctcctcctcttcttcctcaccaCCCCCGCCATCATCATCTCCACCATGGACAAGTTCAACGTCACCAAACCCGTGGAGTATCTCAAT AATCCAATCGTCACCCAGTTCTTCCCCACCCTCCTTCTGTGGTCCTTCTCCGCCTTACTTCCTACCATTGTTTACTACTCTGCCTTCTTTGAAGCGCACTGGACCCG GTCAGGAGAGAACAGGACCACGATGCATAAATGCTACACCTTCCTGATCTTTATGGTCTTGTTGCTGCCCTCTCTCGGACTCAGCAG tttggaCGTTTTCTTCCGCTGGCTTTTTGACAAAAAATTCTTGGCAGATGCTACGATCAGATTTGA GTGTGTGTTCCTTCCTGACAACGGCGCCTTCTTTGTGAACTACGTCATTGCATCCGCATTCATCGGTAACGCCATGGACCTGCTGAGGATACCCGGTCTACTGATGTACATGATCCGTCTCTGCCTGGCTCGCTCTGCAGCGGAGAGGAGGAACGTCAAGAGG CACCAAGCCTACGAGTTCCAGTTCGGGGCCGCTTATGCCTGGATGATGTGCGTCTTCACCGTGGTCATGACCTACAGCATCACCTGTCCAATCATCGTCCCTTTCG GCCTGATGTACATGCTGCTGAAACACCTCGCTGACAGATACAACATGTACTACGCCTACCTGCCATCCAAACTGGACAAAAAGATCCACTCTGGAGCCGTCAACCAAGTGGTGGCCGCTCCTATTCTCTGTCTCTTCtggcttctcttcttctccactGTTCGCTCTG gGTTCGCAGCTGCAACGTCCATGTTCACGTTCATCGTTTtgatcatcacaatcatcatctgCCTCTCTCACGTctgttttggacattttaaatatctcaGCGCTCACAActacaag ATTGACAACCAGGTGGACGGGGTCGAGAATGGGCAAGCAGTGCGCACTTTCGCCACCTCCAACGCAGCG CAAAGCTACATCGCTCAGGTACTTCAAGACCCGACTTTAGAGGAGGCCAACTCGGGCAGCGGCGAGGACGACGGCCAGGGGTCCTCGCAGGACGAGGAAATAATCAATGTGGAAAATAACCTGAATGAGGACTTCCAGTCTGGTGAGGACAGCCTCATTGACCATGAAGTGCGGAACTGA